From the Acipenser ruthenus chromosome 5, fAciRut3.2 maternal haplotype, whole genome shotgun sequence genome, the window AAGTTCCTGCAGAGTTCTGCTGCTTCCTGATgcctaatcacttcatgtgttgtagttcaaactacAAAAGGTCTAGCTGCAAATCAGACATAATCTAGAGCAAAAGTACCAGAACAGAGTTGTATTaaaacactggtaatggaacttaGCTGAGAAAAGCAAATACTAAAGCTGTGTACCAAGTGGCTACCACATTAGATCAAAGATCACTGTAAAAGTTACCAATGTATTTAGAAAGCAGGGATTATACGGTATATACaatcagcactcgcatatccgaccctataaaattttgacacCAGTGACGGTTAAGCGCGTGTGACGCAtacctgattatttcattttggcccattccaatccttttctgtttttcagggaacacaaaaaagatacaatagcagaaatacatatctgaaaggactgttttaaaataagtaggcttccatttagatgtactgtattggttttgttggtacagtactatattttcaacataacAAGTATTTTAACATTGACGAGATGGGCTTTGCATCAAAAAACTGgtgagtcggaaatcgcgtgtgactggtaagtgcattaatttgttacatatatatataaaatggggattgattttattcttaatacaagggtggtaaaacacgactgacatgtatctgggtaacggatatccgagtgctgactgtaccgagtgctgactgtaaccCTGCTAATACAACTTCCTGCGGTTGACTtgtggagtgtaaattgcctTGCTGTATCATGATGCAGTGTCAACATTATAAaatcattatatttttttatctcTATTTGGAAAAGGAGACCGCATAGGAAAAAGATAGCCGAAGTTACAATAACTAACCTTAAATATGATCGctattaatattttgtttaaaacaaaaagcccATTTTTGTAAATCTACAGCAGTTTTATTGACAAAATAAGATTGTGCATTTGTTTCTGTAAGTTACCTGTAGACATGCAGAACATTTGATAAAAGTCAAACTTAAGATCGTGCTTTATGTTAGATAGCGATGAGGTTTTCCCAAATGCTCTGTGCAAGTATTGACTATAGtaaatgttaaataatatttaatgcTCAATTGGCaggtattgttttttataatgaTTTATTACACCAGTATTTTTCATCAGTTAAGTGCCGTTTAGTTTACTGCAGGTAGTTTACatgtttacaaaaaatgtaaaacgtGGCAGCCTTACAAGTGGGGcacacaaaacagtaaatgaATGAGAAGCAAATAAATGGAGGACAACACTGTCCTTGGAGGGGCCTATTACCAGACTATAGCTGTCTGTATCAgacagctttttttatttatatatttatttatttatttatttatttttgaaacagATACAGAATTGCGCgcaaactggaagaacttcactcactgacatttcaacTTTATTCATATAAGATGATAGGGGCCCAGAATTGTATGTTTGCCTAAGGCCCTGTGATGGGTTAATCTGGCCCTTCCTCTATATAAAATATAGCACTGTCACTCACGCTTCCGTCACAGAATCCTACAGTGCAGGGCTTTCCTTTGCGCAGGAACAAGAACTGTCCAGTATCTTCATAAGGCTTGCACACTCCATTTGCATCTCGGCAGCAAACTTTACAAGAGTTATCCGTCTCTGTAAATACAGAAGGAAATAGCATCTCAGTTGTGAATATGATCAGTATTAGCCAGCATATGAAACAAAGCCGTCTTTTTCAATGTAGCTCAAACTTATGCataggagctcccagggggtggcgctcaattggccaagcccaggggagggagggttaggtcggccagggtgttctcggctcactgcgcaccagcgacccctgtagtctggccgggcgcctgcgcgcttgcctgtaagctgcccgagagctgcgttgtcctcagacgctgtagctcttgggtggctgcatggtgagtccgcagcgtgaaaaaaagcggtcggctgatggcacacgcttcagaggacagtgtgtgttcgtcttcgcccctcccgagtcagcgcaggggtggtagcggtgagctgagcataataaaaataaatcggccattccaaattgggagaaaataataaaataattggcaacgactaaatttacttaaaaaaaaaaaaacttaataaaaaacTTATGCATAGGGAGTCTATATTGCACCAATATATAAACAACTATTAAGATCTGTTCGATTAATGCAAAGCCATTTTCTACTTAATGGTCCTTACCATTACAAGCACAAGACTTGAGCGACTTGAGCCCCTTGAGCCCCTCACAGAACGGGATGCATTGCCCACGCTGGCACTTCCCCTTGTCAACACAGGTAATGTCATCGGCTGCATTAGCTGGAGGAGGACATTCACTGCTTGTGCCTGAAGATTTAAAAGATAAAGAAGGCAGTAGGAGAAATGGTTTAAAGCAGGCTCATATATACCTAGTGCCCTTGCTTGATAACACAATGCGACATTAAGCATtggatatattttaatacaaagatCTACCACACAGATGTTACACAGAAGACAAGGCAACAAAGAGAAGGGCGAGCGCTGTCTGTGGACCCACCATGTAAAGATGGGCCGTCACAGCTGGCTGCCCTGTTTTGTTGTGAAGGAATTTAACAGTTCTAAAACAGACACTGATCTTCCCACTGCAGTGGCTGACCTGTGCAAGCAGATTCTCCTTTGCAGGTGGCGTTGATGGCTTCTTGGCAAACCTTTCCAGCTTGGTCAAACTTGCACGCCTTGCAACAGGGACTGTTTCTGTCACTGGGGAATCAAAAAAGAACAGGTGCCACTAAGTCAAAATGGGTTTGTTAAATTACTGTCAAGAAaaggttattttttcttttacgaTATCAACAACCAAACTTTTAACCAAAgaaatcacagaatacagttgtgtacaaaTATCTGAAAGTGTCAGGTCTTTAACATCTGGAAAACCAAACAGTCACACGACCCAAATGTGGCAGCAGTCTTCTGCCAGCTTTTACCTTAGGattttccataacactgaaaatatataGATAGCATCTGAATTTTTTTATTATGCAATATTAGCAGTTGAAGCAGCACTGGGATACTTAACAATAGTGCTCTATTATGTAGTGCTGGCACCATTTCACTGTCTAATCAGCGATTCCGTTGTACTGTGTTTGTGAAGTTCTTGAGGTCCTGCTTCTTTTACAGCTGTGATGAGCCATGAATCATTCTGTTTTAATATAGGAGCAAGTAGTTGCTCTGCCGATAACTACTATGGTTATGGCCTGTTAATTGAATTTAGGCTTGGAATTTTACAAACTGCAATGGAAAAGGAGCCCCCATAAAACAATCAGATGTGGTTTTTGCAGGTTGCTTGTATATTTGTAAATTACAGACTCCAGGTTGCAGCCGATGACATGACTGGAGATGAGAAGGGGTTTAGTAGGTTAGCAGGAGACCCTTACCTGCACTGCACGTTGGGTTTGAACTTGCAGCTGGACGTGCAGCAGGGGTCATCATTCAAGTGCACGATCCCTGGGTCACATTCCTCTTCCTCGTCCACGCGAGAGTTGCCACACACTCTGTTGTTTCTCTCTTTGAAGCAATCAGAAGCCTTGCTGCTCAGAGTCTTGCCAATTGACTTAATGCTGCATTCAGAAAATCTCTGGGGGTTGGGAGACATGTGAAAACCATTGCATTACACTGACAAAGCCTGAAATTGTTCAGTTTTCTATATACTTCCTAGTCCCCTTAGTCTCAAATCTCCTTCCTCTCATCAGTTTTATTATCACCATATTAATCCTGTTGTCCAGGTGTCACTATTGTGTGCCACTTCCTATTTTTCTAAGCTGTACAGGATTTGACATCCAAGATGGACCTTGCCTCCTCCAATAGCTGTGAACAGTTCACAGGGCACTAGCCCAGAGAAAAGGGTATTCTTCATACAagcatacaaaacacagcaaagcagAATTTCTTCTTCCTCTAGACAGTCAATAAAGACTTGTTTCTATCAAATCACTACTTAGATGAAAACTAATATCCCAGTATATTCTTTCCAGGATGAATTTTCTCTTAACTGAAGAAGCAAATTGAGGAAAAGCTCTTTGAAATGATTTACTAATCTACTAGCATGGCCCATTATTCCTACTTGACAATAGAAACGTAGCCCAGAATGTAAACCGTTTGTCAGCAAGTTCCTTAAAATCAGAGGGTTGCTCCACAAACATTATCACTTGATTCCACTGTGCATGGACACTTGGCTGAATTTAGCCATCTTgataaagtgtctttatagaaataAGAGCCAGCGACATCTTTGGATGAAGTTTCAATTTGTTTTGCAGGAAATTCTCTGTGGAGGGTCCTGCACCTCACTAATATAGAGACACTGTGGCTGATCTAGTCTACATCACTGCAGATGTCTATGGCAATATTTGAGCAatttcaataagaaccactcagaatgattgggAAAAAATCATAAAACAGGTAAGGGAACAGTAAAAACAAGTAAGGAAATGCaatttgaagctgcttactctAAGTTTACTGTACTAGTGAATCTGATTCAATGCACACAAGCATGACAAAGGAGCAAGTACCTTGTTATTCTCATGATCTCCACTGACTGCGATGGGGTACATCAAATACTTCCCTCCGTTGTCATCACTGGGGGCACAGTGCAAGAGGTTATCAGGGTCGTGCTCAGCTCCGAAGTTGTGGCCCAGCTCATGCGTTGTAACCAAGTCTGCTTCCTGTTCAAAAAGACACACCCAAGTCACTGAAATTCCAAACAATTGGGCAGGAGGGTTATTCTACACAAATCTCAGAGGGCAGCTCTTCACCATTGGAACATTTAATTATAGAAAAAACATCAGATTATAAAACTGAAATCATTTGAAAATGCTGAAAAAAGTACACACCTCTACAACAGTATTACAATATCATATTTTTGTATATACTGATAGTTATGTTgcacctttatttttttaaacaaattaattatgattgttaaaatattcatacAAGCTATTCTCTCTGCCTATACTAACTTTGTATTGAAATGCAACAcatacaatattaaaatacacTGAACATGTTTGAtctactttttgttttcttcattctCACATACATTGTCTGTTTGCATCAGTTTAACTAACCTTGGTAAGAATGGTTTTCCCATAGTTCTTGGTGCTGGTCAAGCCTGTGTTCAAGTAGATGGATTTCCCCAAAGCTTTGAAATTAtacgctgaaaaaaaaaaaagaaaaagtgcaaGAAATGTAGCTAacttatgtaaatacacagtcacaCATGAAACACTTTAAAGACTACAAGTAgatgaatttaatttaatttaatttaatttaatttaatttaatttaatttaatttaattatcatAGGCTAAACCCAATACCTAGTCAAGCAGCAAATTCCTAGATAGACAATTCCTGTCAACCACAATTGAAATCTATGCATGCAGTCTGATTGAACAGGTGTAGACTACATTGCTCCCCTCTACGGTGCTGTCTGGAGGACTGCAGGGTAATGTGGAGAAGCACACATGGCCATTTCTTGTGCTGTCCTGTACTAAACAGAAGGGACTTCAGTCTCCAGTGCAGAAAACCTGCTTCCTTCTTACCGTTAGGACAGATGCCTCCAAGTGCATGTGTTTTCGGAGACCCAACATATGCCAGTCCCAGGGTTCCCTGGTCAAAATCTTGGTATGTGAACAGATGGGCAAGGCAGACATTAGAGGCCTTGTCTGCAATATCTATACTAAATTGCTGAAGACAAAAATGGACGAAAGATATTATGCAAGgtaccaagcaaaaaaaaaaaataaaaaaaaatttgagagttaaaaaaaacaaaacagcttggCTGTTCTCAGTATTAAACAGGAAGTTAGTGAAATGACCTGGAACATTCTGCAGTAGTGGTTCTCTCACAGTAGTTTACGGCTAGAACACTAAATAGCTGGTACAAGCAACCAGACCATAACAAAGTTCCAGGACTGAGTAAAACAGAAATGCTACTGCAGTAGTATTTTTCCTGCAATATAAATTTTGAACACATGACCACTCAATATTGATTCTCCTTAAATTTGCTGTATTTCCCAAAATGTCTTTTCAGATCTAAAGTTAACTGAATTGGGACCTTTGTTGGAAATGAACAGACTGTAAATAGAAGGTCACTGAATTTTTTATGTGATGCATACTACTAATAAACAAACCACCCCTTACACACCCCTTCATCTGCCTACTGACTGAAAATCGACCTATCTGGTAGCAAGATTTGGAAGAAGCGATACGTATCTGCTATCTTACAGAGATTAATGGTAATATTGGTGCTAGAACCACTGAAACCTAGGGTGCACCGATAGACTATCAGCATGGCACTGATATAAGAAATAATCGCAATCGGCTatcggcagtttttgttattttcgcagataatgtacaccgatattcatgcttgaatttcttccagcacagaatttaatgttcgGAATGGCGTGCTTACTAATAACTCAAGAACACAGAAACAGTAATTTTCCTTGCAGTACTGTGTAACATGCGATCAACCTCTCAAAAGAGCAgtgtttggaattttttttaaatatctgaagacaataGGATAGCTCAGTTGTGTCCAGCAGAACAGacgatgctacattaaatccattGATGAACTGTGAGTTGAATATGATTCTGatgcttttaataataataaaaaaaaatcctacataacattgatggtttaagttattattattattattattacacaatgtacCAGTACCTTTAGTAATTTTTGTTgatcttgcttaatctgcattggttgcgggtgtatttttttttggttaagtgaacaatgtaagttgtgctgcatttttaagcagtgtgtATTAAAATAGGAATTTAACGAACGTTGTTGaagttgacattttttttctactgtacaaTACAGATAGAAGTTATAATATGCAATGTCTGACAGCAAGTgactataaaagttaatgtcaccttagatttattttttctacaaaacttttttttactcgtacaaatgcaaaatgttatttttgtgtgactattGTAATGCATGCATATGGTATGTAACTGTCCATTGTAGGAAATAGTTTGACACATACTAGGTATAATATCAACAATACTGCCATAGATAGATTTAAGGTCTGAGGACAGCCCTTATAATAACCAGGGGGAATATGTAATGATCCCTTATATATTAATCCCAGCTCTGCATTTTTAAGGTTTGGGGCTCTTGAGAGACTGACATCAAACCATCTCCCAGTGAGTGTGTAATGAAGGGAGTTGAACAAGTAGGGCATGGCAGTTAATAGCTGGGATATCAACAGATTATAAAAAGCAATGTAACCTGAATGTCTTTCAGAGTTGGTACTAAATACCTGATGGTGAACTCTTCCGATACTATGTACATATTGACTATCTGTGGCTTGCGTACCCGATTGTGAGCACGGGGTAACGAAATATGGGATTAAAAATAAACTGTGGCCTTCAGAAAAGTCTGGACTTTTGTGTATTCAGTTTAGTACTCTTTCCTACAACGTTACTCCAGCAGAAGCCTTACACTATGttgcaaaacaaatgtataaattgctgacaAGCATACAATATAATACTAAGTTATTctctgtattcattttctgaagtaaatgaaaCAAGTAAACGATACCAGTTTATTTTTGTCATAAAAACAACAAGTAAACGATATCGGTTCATTTTGTATCGTGTACTCAGGTTgggaattaaaaacaaatctctcATGTTGTTTGCAACCAACATGGTTGTTGCTCTCcaggaatttaccatttttaaaatcatgctgatgtacagtagcctacatatactgtatgatctctctttcttacaatagctatgattggtattgaactacaggtatttaccacggttctttagtttttaactaattaatgtattatttcttcCCAAACTTATAATTGAAATGCATGCATGTTGATAACCAGtctctttaaaatgcattaaaatcacTCAACTGAAATACATTAACCCAAAacttgtctctgtaagttgccttggataaaggcgcctgctaaataaacaaataataatattccagTTTAGACTTGCTAACCTCCAACAGTTGCTTCACATCCCATGCGTCCTTCTGTTCACCCAGATAGCTCAGATTCATATTGTAATGCTTCTTGCCCGTTTGAGTGGGAAATTTGTTGACAATAATCTAAAAttgtggtttaaaaaacaaaaaaatgaaaacaccttAGTATCTTCAAGAAAAGACATATTTTGAAACCTCTCCCAGAAAGATTGCAGCATGCATACACTTCACATGTTTCCTAAGGACCGAATCATTTTTGTTGTTCCTAGTACCAATCAGAAGTTCTCAGATTATCTTGGGTTCAGAGAGGAATGATTCTAATATACAGTCTCCCATGAAATTAAGATGAAACACTTTCACttaagataaaaaaacaaacataaaatacattttaactctCCTAAACAACAGCAGAGTTGTACATTTTATATAgtggtttcacttttttttctttttaatataaaacaattcaTCTGACTGGTTTTATTCAGTTACCATTTTTTACAACCTCAATAAATCTGAACCGGTTCATAAAAATCGTTAAGTCTGAATAATTGTATTACTACTGTAAAATTGTTAAACCAACATCTCCCATTGGGAAACCTCcagaaataattacaataaaccccaagaacattaaaatatataatgtacggtttttaatttacatttttggaTTTCTTCTATGGGAAAGTGAAAACAGGAATCCCTTAAAGGAGTTATAAGCTTTCATGAACAACAGGGAATGATCAGTAAAGTGCTCTTATTACAGACCTGTTCTATTTGCACACCGTATCCTTGCATATTATAGTCCCAGGTTGTGTTTCTATAAATGTCATCCACTCGATCAATAAGTTCAATCTGTGAgtgttaaaaacagaaaaacacaagacTTGCTTTAGTATCAGACATGTTTCAAAAGTACAAAACATAATTCTATAATTACAGCCACTAAAGGGCTAATTATTCTTTTATGGTATCCAGTTTTGCACCAAACAAAAAATACCAGGGTAGCGCACATGAAGCCAGTATCAAAGGTCTTTATCTTACGGTTAACAAatagtcataagaacataaaattGATTCcatattaggtcacaggtcaaagttaAGGGTAGCGTTAGATTTTGCCCAATGAGATTCAAATGGTTTATGAGGTATTAGCAGTTAAAATACAAGAAGATAGAAGCACAACCCAAGGGGATTGCTGAATAACAGATACAGAAAACAACTGCAGACGTGTGTACTCTCAGAACAAGTGTTGCTCCAGCACAGGTACAGGCTTGGTGTATTCCGGGGGTCTTACAAGGTAGTTGATAGTGGTGCTCTCCTCGCTGCGCCCCATGTTTTTGAAGAAGCGGTAGTCTGCCACCACCAACAGCTTACAGGTATTCTTTTTGGGATCAGGGGTGCTTTTCTGCCTTTTCGCTCGGCGGAGATGCTCTGCACAGAAACAGACACAAGTTATGAAAAGGGAATGGAACAAGGATACAACTCTAGTCGtagttttaattgcatttaacaCTAGAGGCCCCGGGGCAGTCATTTTTGCAgtatttggttttaaaatgtaattttctccagtcatgTAACACGTATGGGGCTGtgtgttcgtgtacctttctgtccgtatgtattaaatattcttacAAAGCATGAAATGCGGGAGTTCAGAAATAAAGGAGAAacattacattatacctaaaaacCCCGGGAGCaatcacattgacggccacacagaaaacaactgtattatgattatacagaacggtattctactttattatttttatttactagtccgcaatgtgtttagctgtagcagcagtgtggagtgtcatgggttcaatccccggtggggacactgctgctgtacctttgagcaaggtactttacctagattgctccagtaaaaacccaactgtataaatgggtaattgtatgtaaaaataatgtgatatcttgtaacaattgtaagtcgccctggataagggcgtcagctaagaaataaataaataaataaataaataaataaataaataataataataataataata encodes:
- the LOC117402183 gene encoding disintegrin and metalloproteinase domain-containing protein 17, yielding MSKRKTRGVCAEVKRLQASLVAPVNSMLTLLLTSFLLLTSLLWVDGARKELESEVLENDQELESQLSSVLSDYDVLSLSSVRQHSVRKRDLQPESHMERLLSFTALNRHFKLYLTSSPYHFSENFTAVVVDENGKEEIYPVQWQNFFTGHVVGEQDSRVQAHIDDTDFTAHILTDEGEYNIEPLWRYVNSTPDGRMLVYKSEDIRDIGRLHSPSVCGSVKTDGLLPEWYREAEADGKEHLRRAKRQKSTPDPKKNTCKLLVVADYRFFKNMGRSEESTTINYLIELIDRVDDIYRNTTWDYNMQGYGVQIEQIIVNKFPTQTGKKHYNMNLSYLGEQKDAWDVKQLLEQFSIDIADKASNVCLAHLFTYQDFDQGTLGLAYVGSPKTHALGGICPNAYNFKALGKSIYLNTGLTSTKNYGKTILTKEADLVTTHELGHNFGAEHDPDNLLHCAPSDDNGGKYLMYPIAVSGDHENNKRFSECSIKSIGKTLSSKASDCFKERNNRVCGNSRVDEEEECDPGIVHLNDDPCCTSSCKFKPNVQCSDRNSPCCKACKFDQAGKVCQEAINATCKGESACTGTSSECPPPANAADDITCVDKGKCQRGQCIPFCEGLKGLKSLKSCACNETDNSCKVCCRDANGVCKPYEDTGQFLFLRKGKPCTVGFCDGSGKCMKQVQDAVERFWDFIEKLDINTFAKFLEDNIVGSVVVFSLILWIPLSILVHCVDKRLDRQYEENTKSLFYPSNTEMLSSMDSASVRILKPPSQSAGRFQPSHTQPLTTGPPSASVAPKPDLPRMATIQEDPSSDSHLDEDMLQEDFPNSGTAAKSFEDLTDNPLTRSGKALSFKLQRQARISSKETEC